Proteins co-encoded in one Brassica rapa cultivar Chiifu-401-42 chromosome A02, CAAS_Brap_v3.01, whole genome shotgun sequence genomic window:
- the LOC103852838 gene encoding kunitz trypsin inhibitor 4, translating into MNTLFYFLLASTAVLATTANASEPVVDADGDLISDGSYYAVPVTDNEGGLTLASGGGNQCPLYVGPELSTKNKGLALKFSNWGSWAEFVPESENLNIEMNVPSTICGQSYWWLTETQSKGLLFIAAGPKPETGKDSSKSFFQIKKAGDFLRGYKFVYCRNDKSCYEFGMVVDRYGYNRLAPANLPFLVEFVKAVKTETSSKSKTETSLKTTKFRG; encoded by the coding sequence atgaatACTTTGTTTTACTTCCTTCTTGCCTCAACCGCTGTTTTGGCCACCACAGCAAACGCGAGCGAACCAGTTGTCGACGCTGATGGTGATCTCATATCCGACGGCAGCTACTATGCTGTCCCCGTCACCGACAATGAAGGTGGCCTGACTCTCGCTTCCGGTGGTGGCAACCAATGTCCCCTTTATGTCGGACCGGAATTATCAACGAAGAACAAGGGCCTTGCCCTAAAATTCTCAAACTGGGGGTCATGGGCTGAGTTCGTTCCCGAATCAGAGAACCTCAACATCGAGATGAACGTCCCATCTACGATCTGCGGTCAGTCCTATTGGTGGCTCACTGAGACTCAGAGTAAAGGATTACTGTTCATAGCAGCTGGTCCTAAGCCAGAAACTGGAAAAGATTCGTCCAAGAGTTTCTTCCAGATCAAGAAAGCTGGAGATTTTCTTCGCGGTTACAAGTTTGTGTATTGTCGTAACGATAAGAGCTGCTACGAATTTGGGATGGTTGTGGACAGATATGGCTATAACCGTTTGGCTCCAGCCAATCTGCCATTCCTCGTTGAGTTCGTGAAAGCTGTCAAGACAGAGACTTCGTCAAAGTCCAAGACAGAGACTTCGTTAAAGACTACAAAATTTAGAGGATAA